One genomic region from Streptomyces sp. NBC_01304 encodes:
- a CDS encoding MFS transporter, whose translation MGEVIGRTRELRRARIAVAAVFCVHGSVTGSFATRVPWIQDHAGVSAGQLGLALAFPAIGASVAMPLASAISHRFGSRGALRGLLALWTLALTLPSLAPNLLTLCAVLFVYGATAGPSDVVMNAIGVEVENRLGRSIMSGLHGMWSVGALIGSAGGTLAAHLGSDARLHHLLASAVLTVLGLLACRGVLDIHSEPEAEPPPRFALPPKSALVIGMVGFCAVFAEGASLDWSAVYLRDILDTSPGVAAASTTAFALTMAVARLAGDKVVDRFGSVRTVRVGGGLATAGGLLVVFAGHPVVAMAGFGLVGLGIAVVVPLAFAAAGRSGPNPSQAIAGVATITYTSGLIAPSAIGGIADATSLVVSFGLVTALAFGLLLCAGVLRTAGGTRPNEKAPAGQAGAPAQP comes from the coding sequence GTGGGTGAAGTCATAGGCAGGACACGGGAGTTGAGGCGTGCGCGGATTGCCGTCGCCGCCGTCTTCTGTGTGCACGGGTCCGTGACCGGATCCTTCGCGACCCGGGTGCCCTGGATCCAGGACCACGCGGGGGTGAGCGCGGGCCAGCTCGGCCTCGCCCTGGCGTTCCCGGCGATCGGCGCCTCGGTCGCGATGCCGCTCGCGAGCGCGATCAGCCATCGCTTCGGGTCGCGCGGCGCCCTGCGCGGCCTGCTCGCCCTGTGGACGCTGGCGCTCACGCTGCCCTCGCTGGCCCCCAATCTCCTCACGCTGTGCGCGGTGCTCTTCGTGTACGGGGCGACCGCGGGCCCCTCCGACGTCGTCATGAACGCGATCGGGGTCGAGGTCGAGAACCGGCTCGGCCGCTCGATCATGTCCGGCCTGCACGGCATGTGGAGCGTGGGCGCCCTGATCGGCTCGGCGGGCGGCACGCTCGCCGCGCACCTGGGCTCCGATGCCCGGCTGCACCACCTCCTGGCCTCGGCCGTCCTCACGGTGCTCGGCCTGCTCGCCTGCCGGGGCGTCCTGGACATCCACAGCGAACCGGAGGCCGAACCCCCGCCGCGCTTCGCGCTGCCGCCCAAGTCGGCCCTGGTCATCGGCATGGTGGGGTTCTGTGCGGTGTTCGCCGAGGGGGCGAGCCTGGACTGGTCGGCCGTGTATCTGCGGGACATCCTCGACACCTCGCCGGGCGTCGCGGCCGCCTCCACCACGGCGTTCGCGCTGACCATGGCGGTGGCGCGGCTCGCCGGGGACAAGGTGGTCGACCGGTTCGGGTCGGTGCGGACCGTGCGGGTGGGCGGGGGCCTGGCCACGGCGGGCGGGCTGCTTGTCGTGTTCGCCGGGCATCCGGTGGTCGCGATGGCGGGGTTCGGCCTGGTCGGGCTCGGCATCGCGGTGGTGGTGCCGCTGGCCTTCGCGGCGGCGGGGCGCAGTGGGCCCAATCCCAGTCAGGCCATCGCGGGCGTCGCGACGATCACGTACACCTCGGGGCTCATCGCACCCTCGGCGATCGGCGGGATCGCGGACGCCACCTCGCTCGTGGTCTCGTTCGGCCTGGTGACCGCGCTGGCCTTCGGACTGCTGCTGTGCGCGGGGGTGCTGCGTACGGCGGGAGGCACCCGGCCGAACGAGAAGGCACCGGCCGGCC
- a CDS encoding ROK family transcriptional regulator has protein sequence MPPASPSTARAINDRLALRLLQREGALTAGRLKELTGLSRPSVADLVERLQDAGLITVVGEAGAQRRGPNARLYGIVADRAHLAALDVRTHGVRVVVTDLVGAVLAEDWLPVEEGIGAESADGRAVAFLERTAREAGAVRLHSVGIGAPGLIDPATGELRDSSGLPAWHRRLIGTLQQRLPARVLVENETNLAAVAEQRDGAARDRETFVLLWLGSGVGAAVVLDGSLRRGASGGTGEIGFLPVPGTVGLPSATGCEGGFHSLVGSHAITELAAEHGLFAAGKEGELGAATVVREAVEVIEAGEVAEAGAGDEAGAARARDEAEVKARAAFLDILADRLALGAASVAAVLDPGCVVLGGEVGRAGGAPLAARVEARLAAMSPLATDVRAGTLGGAAVLRGALLVARDSAQDELFGPGR, from the coding sequence ATGCCACCCGCATCGCCGAGTACCGCGCGCGCCATCAACGACCGCCTCGCCCTGCGCCTGCTGCAGCGCGAGGGCGCACTGACGGCAGGCCGGCTCAAGGAGCTGACCGGACTCTCCCGGCCCTCGGTCGCCGACCTCGTGGAACGGTTGCAGGACGCGGGACTCATCACGGTCGTCGGGGAGGCGGGGGCGCAGCGGCGCGGGCCCAACGCACGTCTGTACGGGATCGTCGCGGACCGCGCGCACCTCGCCGCCCTCGACGTGCGTACGCACGGGGTCCGGGTCGTCGTCACGGACCTGGTCGGCGCGGTCCTCGCGGAGGACTGGCTGCCCGTCGAGGAGGGCATCGGCGCCGAATCCGCCGACGGGCGGGCCGTGGCGTTCCTGGAGCGCACCGCGCGCGAGGCCGGGGCGGTACGGCTGCACAGCGTCGGGATCGGCGCGCCCGGCCTGATCGACCCCGCCACCGGCGAACTGCGCGACTCCTCCGGACTGCCCGCCTGGCATCGGCGCCTCATCGGCACCCTTCAACAGCGCTTGCCCGCCCGGGTGTTGGTGGAGAACGAGACGAACCTCGCCGCCGTCGCCGAACAGCGCGACGGCGCCGCCCGCGACCGGGAGACCTTCGTCCTGCTCTGGCTCGGCAGCGGGGTCGGCGCGGCGGTCGTCCTCGACGGCAGCCTGCGCCGCGGCGCCTCGGGCGGCACCGGCGAGATCGGCTTCCTGCCGGTGCCGGGCACGGTGGGGCTGCCTTCGGCGACGGGCTGCGAGGGGGGCTTCCACTCGCTGGTCGGCTCGCATGCCATCACCGAACTCGCGGCGGAGCACGGGCTGTTCGCGGCGGGCAAGGAGGGGGAGTTGGGCGCTGCGACTGTTGTACGCGAGGCGGTTGAGGTCATCGAGGCCGGTGAGGTGGCCGAGGCGGGCGCGGGCGACGAAGCCGGTGCGGCCCGTGCGCGCGACGAGGCCGAGGTGAAGGCGCGGGCCGCCTTCCTGGACATCCTGGCCGACCGGCTCGCCCTCGGCGCCGCGTCCGTTGCCGCCGTCCTGGACCCGGGCTGTGTGGTGCTCGGGGGCGAGGTCGGCCGGGCCGGCGGGGCGCCGCTCGCCGCCCGGGTCGAGGCGCGCCTCGCGGCCATGTCGCCGCTGGCCACCGACGTACGGGCGGGCACGCTCGGTGGGGCGGCGGTGCTGCGCGGGGCGCTGCTCGTGGCGCGGGACTCGGCGCAGGACGAGCTGTTCGGCCCGGGGCGCTGA
- a CDS encoding SDR family oxidoreductase has protein sequence MSTILVTGGTGTLGKPLVRRLRDAGHEVRVLSRHSDTHPVDLLTGAGLDRATAGAEVIVHCASSPTGGDDKAVRNLIEAARTAGVRHLVYISIVGVDVVPLGYYKAKLRVERRLEESGLGFTILRTTQFHDLALTLAGALAKLPVALVPSGVRLQPIATDEVAARLAELAQAEPAGRVADMGGPEVFELRDLVAARLRAGGKRRPIVNVRLAGKTYAGFRAGGNLTPERAVGKGTFGEFLAERAGSKAGSGA, from the coding sequence ATGAGCACGATTCTTGTCACCGGTGGCACCGGAACCCTCGGCAAGCCGCTGGTGCGGCGGCTGCGGGACGCGGGGCACGAGGTCCGCGTGCTGAGCCGGCACTCGGACACCCACCCCGTGGACCTGCTCACCGGCGCGGGGCTCGACCGGGCCACCGCGGGGGCCGAGGTGATCGTGCACTGCGCCAGCAGCCCCACGGGCGGGGACGACAAGGCCGTACGGAATCTGATCGAGGCCGCCCGCACGGCCGGGGTGCGGCACCTGGTGTACATCTCGATCGTCGGCGTCGACGTCGTGCCGCTCGGCTACTACAAGGCGAAGCTGCGGGTGGAGCGACGACTCGAGGAGTCGGGGCTCGGCTTCACGATCCTGCGGACGACCCAGTTCCACGATCTGGCGCTCACCTTGGCGGGGGCGCTGGCGAAGCTGCCGGTGGCGCTGGTCCCTTCGGGCGTACGTCTGCAGCCGATCGCCACCGATGAAGTGGCCGCCCGGCTGGCCGAGTTGGCGCAGGCGGAGCCCGCCGGGCGCGTGGCCGACATGGGCGGGCCCGAGGTGTTCGAGCTCCGGGACCTGGTGGCGGCGCGGCTGCGGGCCGGCGGGAAGCGCCGGCCGATCGTGAACGTACGCCTCGCGGGCAAGACGTACGCGGGGTTCCGGGCGGGCGGGAATCTGACGCCGGAACGGGCCGTGGGGAAGGGGACGTTCGGGGAGTTCCTTGCGGAGCGCGCCGGAAGCAAGGCGGGCAGCGGCGCCTGA
- a CDS encoding chitinase C-terminal domain-containing protein, which translates to MHSPTRARAMLLGAGAAVAGLLLSALTATSSQAAEDDSCRPDGLYKTPGVAVPYCSVYDSAGREKMGDDHQRRVIGYFTGWRTGKNGEPAYLASDIPWDKVTHINYAFGHIGSDNKLSVGADGEKNAATGMTWPGVAGAEMDPALPYKGHFNLLNKFKKQHPNVKTLISVGGWAETGGYFDDDGKRVNSGGFYSMATNADGSVNQAGIDTFADSAVAFIKKYGFNGVDIDYEYPTTMKDAGHPLDWSLANGRRAGLVKGYAALTKSLREKLDKAGAADGKHYMLTVAAPSSGYLLRGMETFQMQKYLDYVNIMSYDLHGAWNEYVGPNASLYDDGKDSELAAAGVYSTSQYGGIGYLNTDWAYHYFRGSMPAGRINIGLPYYTRGFKNVTGGTDGLWGKASSTTCPAGSGLTKCGDGAVGIDNLWHDKDDNGKESPAGSNPMWHAKNLEKGVVGDYVTKYGFPADTKLTGTYVRKYDSTLVAPWLWNAEKKVFLSTEDEQSVAAKADYVVDQGVGGAMIWELAGDYDWNAGKGQYEMGDTLTTTMYDKFKSASPYGAKRSTIDLPGEALDIDVSFGQFPLGDSNYPISPKLKITNNTKATLPGGTEFQFDYGTSAPNNAKDQSGFGTTIIRSDHTGSNAGGLKGTYHRASLKLPAWQTLAPGASVELDFVYYLPVSTPSNWTVSFGGKTYGLAGDLTRGATVVEPGSGTGSPSPSGSASPSPSPSGGTGACTATAWSASSEYGGGALVSHKSHTWKAQWWTKGEEPGTTGEWGVWRDQGAC; encoded by the coding sequence GTGCACTCCCCCACCCGCGCCAGAGCCATGCTGCTCGGCGCCGGCGCAGCGGTCGCCGGACTGCTCCTGAGCGCCCTGACCGCGACCTCCTCGCAGGCCGCCGAGGACGATTCCTGCCGGCCCGACGGGCTGTACAAGACGCCCGGCGTGGCCGTCCCCTACTGCTCCGTCTACGACTCGGCGGGCCGCGAGAAGATGGGCGACGACCACCAGCGTCGTGTCATCGGCTATTTCACCGGCTGGCGCACCGGGAAGAACGGCGAGCCCGCCTATCTCGCCTCGGACATTCCGTGGGACAAGGTCACCCACATCAACTACGCCTTCGGTCACATCGGCTCCGACAACAAGCTCTCGGTCGGCGCGGACGGCGAGAAGAATGCCGCGACCGGCATGACCTGGCCGGGCGTAGCGGGCGCGGAAATGGACCCGGCGTTGCCGTACAAGGGTCATTTCAATCTGCTCAATAAATTCAAGAAGCAGCACCCGAACGTCAAGACCCTTATTTCGGTGGGTGGTTGGGCCGAGACCGGCGGCTACTTCGACGACGACGGCAAGCGGGTGAACTCCGGCGGCTTCTACTCGATGGCCACCAACGCGGACGGCTCGGTGAACCAAGCGGGCATCGACACGTTCGCCGACTCCGCCGTCGCGTTCATCAAGAAGTACGGCTTCAACGGCGTCGACATCGACTACGAGTACCCGACGACCATGAAGGACGCGGGCCATCCGCTCGACTGGTCGCTCGCGAACGGCCGCCGGGCCGGGCTTGTCAAGGGCTATGCGGCGCTGACGAAGTCGCTGCGCGAGAAGCTGGACAAGGCGGGTGCCGCCGACGGCAAGCACTACATGCTGACCGTGGCCGCGCCCTCTTCCGGCTATCTGCTGCGCGGCATGGAGACCTTCCAGATGCAGAAGTATCTGGACTACGTCAACATCATGTCCTACGACCTGCACGGCGCATGGAACGAATACGTCGGGCCGAATGCCTCGCTCTACGACGACGGCAAGGACTCCGAACTCGCCGCCGCGGGCGTGTATTCCACCTCGCAGTACGGCGGCATCGGGTATTTGAACACCGACTGGGCCTACCACTACTTCCGGGGCTCCATGCCCGCCGGACGTATCAACATCGGACTCCCTTATTACACAAGGGGATTCAAGAATGTGACGGGCGGTACGGACGGGCTGTGGGGCAAGGCTTCGAGCACGACGTGCCCGGCCGGGTCCGGGCTCACCAAGTGCGGTGACGGTGCCGTGGGCATCGACAACCTGTGGCACGACAAGGACGACAACGGCAAGGAATCCCCGGCCGGTTCCAACCCGATGTGGCACGCCAAGAACCTGGAGAAGGGCGTCGTCGGCGACTACGTGACGAAGTACGGCTTCCCCGCCGACACCAAGCTGACCGGCACCTACGTCAGGAAGTACGACTCGACGCTGGTCGCGCCCTGGCTGTGGAACGCCGAGAAGAAGGTGTTCCTGTCCACCGAGGACGAGCAGTCGGTCGCCGCCAAGGCCGACTACGTGGTCGACCAGGGCGTCGGCGGCGCCATGATCTGGGAGCTCGCGGGCGACTACGACTGGAACGCCGGCAAGGGCCAGTACGAGATGGGCGACACGCTCACCACGACGATGTACGACAAGTTCAAGTCGGCCTCCCCGTACGGCGCCAAGCGCTCCACGATCGATCTGCCGGGTGAGGCGCTCGACATCGACGTCAGCTTCGGTCAGTTCCCGCTCGGCGACTCCAACTACCCGATCAGCCCCAAGCTGAAGATCACCAACAACACGAAGGCGACGCTGCCGGGCGGCACGGAGTTCCAGTTCGACTACGGGACCTCGGCGCCGAACAACGCCAAGGATCAGTCGGGCTTCGGCACGACGATCATCCGCAGCGACCACACCGGCTCCAACGCCGGTGGCCTGAAGGGCACTTACCACCGGGCCTCGCTGAAGCTGCCGGCCTGGCAGACCCTGGCTCCGGGGGCCTCGGTCGAGCTGGACTTCGTGTACTACCTGCCGGTGTCCACGCCGTCCAACTGGACGGTGAGCTTCGGTGGGAAGACGTACGGGCTCGCGGGCGATCTGACCCGTGGGGCGACCGTGGTGGAGCCGGGGTCGGGCACGGGCTCGCCCTCCCCGTCGGGGTCCGCATCACCGTCCCCGTCCCCGTCGGGCGGTACGGGGGCCTGCACGGCCACGGCCTGGAGCGCGAGCTCCGAGTACGGCGGCGGGGCGCTCGTGTCGCACAAGTCGCACACCTGGAAGGCCCAGTGGTGGACGAAGGGCGAGGAGCCCGGCACCACCGGGGAGTGGGGCGTCTGGCGGGACCAGGGGGCCTGCTGA